Proteins found in one Bicyclus anynana chromosome 24, ilBicAnyn1.1, whole genome shotgun sequence genomic segment:
- the LOC112057283 gene encoding uncharacterized protein LOC112057283, translating to MPNSFNCAMTRLKGIERKMNASEGFAERYRERINHLFQNEFAREVIDLSPSPRTWYLPHFGVDNPHKQKLRLVFDAAAKCHNLSLNDYLLTGPDLLVSLLGIMMRFREHKIGIMGDIKDMFLRIKILPEDQDALRFLWRDNPKKKLKICAMTSLIFGANCSPFIAQFIKNKNAQMFESSKPAAVSAIRLQHYMDDYIDSIENIETSQKLIEDITYIHKQGGFEIRNWASNCDNVLKVIPTEALGPSAIKPNIDQHSERTLGVMCLPTDIVSRGKVPTKREISRVIMSLFDEFEFLATFTIKGKIILQETWRSGIDWDEPLNNELYYKWTEWLKLLKCIDKMYLPRHYRAAARASEMENAVNDALNSASDYNAYSKLTLHVYTDASIKAMCAVAYWRWEENKIIRIAYNASKYKVAPVKQLLSVSRLEFQAVEARLAETIIKQHRKYFWSDSTNVLHWIKNSARNYKMFVTHRLGKIDELTRASEWRDIPTKLNVSIAATGEVVTYFLCCDADKWPAGSLCNSVNALKSQSRQQMTAIFRFCDHVTHISHRNDVILDRSLSRSLVGIYPSYNAVFTYR from the coding sequence ATGCCTAATTCTTTTAATTGCGCAATGACCAGGCTAAAGGGAATAGAAAGAAAAATGAACGCTAGCGAGGGCTTTGCTGAAAGATATAGGGAAAGAATAAACCATTTGTTTCAAAACGAATTTGCTAGAGAGGTGATAGATTTGTCTCCGAGCCCGCGAACATGGTACTTGCCCCATTTTGGTGTGGACAACCCGCACAAGCAGAAGTTGCGTTTGGTTTTCGATGCGGCTGCAAAGTGTCATAATCTAAGTTTGAACGATTACCTGCTGACGGGTCCTGATTTGCTCGTTTCACTGCTGGGCATAATGATGAGGTTCCGGGAACATAAAATCGGAATAATGGGGGACATAAAGGACATGTTTCTTAGAATAAAAATCTTACCTGAAGATCAAGATGCATTACGGTTCCTATGGCGTGACAACCCTaagaaaaaacttaaaatctgCGCCATGACATCCTTGATCTTTGGTGCAAATTGTTCGCCTTTCATCGCTCAattcatcaaaaataaaaacgcaCAAATGTTTGAGTCATCGAAGCCAGCCGCGGTGAGCGCGATCCGTTTACAGCACTACATGGATGATTATATTGACAGCATTGAAAATATAGAAACTTCGCAAAAATTAATAGAAGATATAACTTATATACACAAGCAAGGCGGCTTTGAAATACGTAACTGGGCAAGTAATTGTGACAATGTTTTAAAAGTCATCCCTACTGAAGCATTGGGGCCTAGTGCTATAAAACCCAATATTGATCAGCACTCCGAACGAACTTTAGGCGTCATGTGTTTACCTACAGACATAGTTTCGAGGGGAAAAGTACCCACTAAAAGAGAAATTTCAAGAGTTATTATGTCATTATTTGATGAGTTTGAATTTTTAGCGACGTTCACAAtcaaaggaaaaataatattgcAAGAAACATGGCGATCTGGAATCGACTGGGACGAACCACTTAATAATGAACTTTATTATAAGTGGACCGAATGGTTAAAGTTGCTAAAATGCATCGATAAGATGTACCTACCGCGTCACTATCGCGCGGCCGCGCGCGCGAGCGAGATGGAGAACGCAGTAAATGATGCACTGAACAGTGCAAGCGATTATAATGCCTACTCGAAACTTACATTACATGTTTATACCGACGCGTCAATAAAAGCGATGTGCGCCGTCGCATACTGGCGTTGGGAAGAAAATAAGATAATACGCATTGCCTATAATGCAAGTAAATATAAGGTAGCACCAGTAAAACAATTACTGTCGGTTTCCCGGCTAGAATTTCAAGCTGTCGAAGCTAGATTAGCggaaacaataattaaacagcatagaaaatatttttggagtgATTCTACTAATGTATTACACTGGATAAAAAATAGCGCgcgaaattataaaatgttcgtAACACATCGCTTAGGAAAAATAGACGAACTTACCCGTGCAAGCGAATGGCGTGATATACCCACAAAGCTGAACGTCTCCATCGCAGCTACTGGAGAAGTGGTAACTTATTTTCTATGTTGCGATGCGGATAAATGGCCAGCAGggtcattatgtaactcggtgaacgctttaaaatcacagtcacgacaacaaatgacagcgatttttcgtttttgcgatcatgtaacacacatctcccaccgaaatgacgtcatcttggATCGTTCTCTGTCACGGTCACTTGTAGGGATTTATCCAAGTTATAACGCAGTTTTTACGTATCGATAG